A single region of the Pseudomonas sp. VD-NE ins genome encodes:
- a CDS encoding glutathione S-transferase yields the protein MSAPSMTLYHNTLSPFVRKVMVLLHETGQQDRVALQDCVLSPVSPSAELNADNPLGKIPALRLADGNVIHDSRVILEYLDQQHVGNPLIPREGAARWRRLTLASMADGIMDASVMVRYEMVLRAPEKHWDEWLEAQRDKIRRALAVLEENAIAELTSHFDVAAISVGCALGYLDLRFPDLGWRDANPQLANWFFEVSQRPSMIATMPKP from the coding sequence ATGTCCGCCCCCAGCATGACCCTGTACCACAACACGCTCTCCCCGTTCGTGCGCAAAGTGATGGTGTTGCTGCACGAGACCGGCCAGCAGGATCGCGTCGCCTTGCAAGACTGCGTGCTCAGCCCGGTCAGCCCGAGCGCCGAGCTCAATGCCGACAACCCGCTGGGCAAGATTCCCGCGCTGCGTCTGGCCGACGGCAATGTCATCCATGACAGCCGTGTGATCCTCGAATACCTCGACCAACAACACGTCGGCAATCCGCTGATCCCGCGCGAAGGTGCGGCGCGCTGGCGGCGTCTGACCCTGGCCTCGATGGCCGACGGGATCATGGATGCGTCGGTGATGGTGCGTTATGAAATGGTCCTGCGTGCTCCGGAAAAACATTGGGACGAATGGCTCGAGGCTCAGCGCGACAAGATCCGCCGCGCCCTCGCTGTATTGGAAGAGAATGCGATTGCCGAGCTGACCAGCCATTTCGATGTGGCCGCCATCAGCGTCGGTTGTGCACTGGGTTACCTCGACCTGCGTTTCCCGGATCTGGGCTGGCGTGATGCCAACCCGCAACTGGCCAACTGGTTTTTTGAAGTGAGTCAGCGACCGTCCATGATCGCGACCATGCCCAAACCTTAA